The Akkermansia sp. RCC_12PD genome contains the following window.
TGTCCGCGTCAATGACGCCCGTTCCCGTGTTGCCGCCCGTCGTCAGGCTGCCGCTGTCCAGCTTCAGGGTGACTGTCTTCCCAGTCATGTCCAGGGGACCGCTGATCCCCGTCAGGCGCGTGAAATCCTCCATGACGATGGACTGCACCAAGCTGCCGGACAAGCCGCCCAGGCTGATGGTGTTCAGCGAACCCTGCGTTCCGGCGGAAGCGGCTATCTCCACATTCCCCGCGGTTTTGTTCCCGGCATTCAGCAGATTGCCCTTCGTGATCAGGATGACGTTGGCCGCATTCTGGGAAGCCAGGTCCAGAGCGCCGTTGTTGACGGTCACTCTGCCGGATCCCAGGGAATCGGCGTCCGTCAGGGTCACGGTGCCCGTGCCGGAAAGTGTCGTTGATCCGGAGAAGGAGGTATTGCCTCCAGTCAGCGTCACATTCCCCGTGGTGTCGATCACCAGGGAGCCCGCGCCGGATATGGCCCCGGCCCATGTACCGCCGTCCCCCAGGCGCGCCGTGGCTCCGCCGGCAATCGCCAGGGAGCCCAGGAAGGTATTCGCCCCGGTGAGTTCCAATGTTCCTCCATTGACGGCCAGCGTGCTGCCCGCCGTTCCGCTGATTACTCCCGCATAGGAAAAGTCGCGGGCGAAGGCCAGCGTGGAATTATTCTGAATGTCGATGCTGTCGCCCAGCTTCGCCACCGCGGAGCTGTTCACCGTCACCGTGCCGCGGTGTACCTTGAGCTGGCCGTCCAGATCGACGCCGCCCGTCAGCGTGATATTGCCCGCTCCCTGCGTGGAAAACGCCGTGCCGCTCAGATCGCCGCTCAGGGTGAAATCAGTGGTGGCGAATACCTGGTTGCCCGTAAACACAATATCGTTGGCAAAGGTTCCCCCCGCCGTGCCGTTCCATTCCGTGCGGACGTTGGAATCCGCCAGCTTCAGCACGGCATCCGCCCCCATGGTCACATTGTTGAGCTGGAAGTAGCCCGCCGTAACCGCCAGGGTGCCCTGGAATTCCGTACTCATATTCAGTACATTCAGGCCATAACTCGTGCCCAGCCCCACGGAAACGGTACCGGTTCCGGACGCATTCAGTGTCAGTGCCGCATTGTCATTCGTTCCGCTGACGGTCAATACGGAACCTGCCGCTAGCTCCACGGTTTTTTCATGGGCCAGTTCCTTGGCGATGGTCGCCGTCACATCATCACCCAGCATCAGGGCGCCTCCCGTCCACTCCATGGTGGAGCTGGTGAATGCCGTGGCAAAATCGCCGGAGGCCAGATTCAGGGCTCCGCTCTGGAGGGAAATCATCCCCATCCCCGCCTGGACATCCGCCGTCGCCAGCGTCAGCGTGCCTCCGGCGATAGTGATGCCGCCGGAACCCAGGGAATTGGCAACCTGCGCCACCAGTTCCCCCTGTTGGATGGAAATATCCCCCGTCCAGCCCGTATTGTCCAGGTTCAGGGTCAATTTTCCTTCGCCGCGCTTGGTCAAGGTGCCGTCCGCAATCTTCCCGGTGCCGTCGGACACGAATTCATAATCGCTCCCGGCGGCGTTGTTCACGGTGATGGAAGCCGGAGTCACCGGACCGGAAATCGTGACGGTTCCGGCCCCGGTATTATTGAAGACGAGGCTCTTTCCTGCGGCCGTTTCCGAAGAACCGGAAATCCCCCACTGTTCCCCGGTGGTGGAATCGCTCCAATCCAATCCGGGGGTCCCCTGCCAGATCCATACTTCTCCGGCGGAAGTCACCACCAGTTTCAGGGCGGTGCCCGTCTGCTGGAGCGCGTAAATCAGCGTTTCATCCCCGATATAACCGCTCCAGTTGAAAATGGCGTTCACGGCGTCAAGACCGCTTGCGGCGCTAATCAGCGTGTATTCCCCGGCCTCCGTAATTCCTTCCAGCCCGTTCAGGGTCAGGGTGAAGGTCCCGGGACCGAACGCTCCTCCCGCCGTGATGGCGGAGCTGATATCCAGAGTCAGGCTGGAACCGGTCGTCACATTCAGGGCGCCCGCGGTGCTCATTCTGGTACCCGCAGCCATGGTAATGTTGCCCAGGGCCACGGCGCTTGTCCCGGTGAAGGCCAGCGTGCCGCCCTGGACATCGGTAAGGCCCGTATATCCTACCGTCCCGCCCAGCGTGAGCGTTCCGTCACTGACCTTGGTCAGGGAAAGCACCCCGTTCTGGTCATAGGAAATGGCGGTAGCTCCGTAGGCAATGGCTACGCCCTTATCTACAATGGAGCCGTTGTACGTGCCGGAGCCCACCGTAAGCGTACGGGCGCCCCCCACCGCGCCCACCTGGGAGTTGGCGGTGCCGTCCAGGGAGGCAATTTCAATATCTCCCAGCACCCGCATGAAAGCGAACCCGGTGGTATTGTCCCCGGAAGTAAGCGCGACGGAACCCTGGGTCATGGAAGAATACAAATCCAGGCCCGCGCTATAGCCGTGCGTGGCGTCTGCAACGACCGTTCCGGTGAAGCCTGAAGCATCTCCGTTAATGATCATTTTCCCATTGGCGTTATACCTGCCGTCTCCTTCGCCGCGCTTGTACGTGAGTGTTCCGTCCCCCGTCAGCGTACCGGTAAAGCCCATTTCCTTGGCCCAGCCCGCTATGCCGGTAACGGTCACATTCCCGTTGACGGTAACGTTTCCGGTAAAATTGTATTGATAATTGGCGGCGTTTGCCTGGGAAGCGTCATTCCATCTCAGGGAGACGGCATCCGAGGCTGAAGTACCCAGCACCAGGTCGGAACCGATCACATGGTGGGAATTGCTTCTGCCGCTGATGTTCAGCATCGTGCCGCCCTGGAGCGTGACGGAGGAACCGGCTGATCCCCAGTTGATGGAGGCCGTATTGTCCCCCACCTGGAGATTACCTTCCTGCACCACAATATGTCCGGAATTGGCTCCCGACAGTCTCAGCAATCCTGCTCCGGTTTTCAAAACGGTGCCGGCCCCCGTAATATTGTTGGCAAAGGTGATTGCGGAAGGTGCCACCAAATTGATGAAGGAGCCCGCATCCGGAGAAAGAGAGAACGCCGGGTTGGTCACAGTACCCAGATTCACCGTAACCGTCGCTCCATTGGCCGCTCCCAGGAAGGAACCCGCTCCCCACGTAATGCCTGAAGCGGGCACGTCCGTATCATAACTGAACGCCAGAATGCCCTGTTCCACGGAAACCGTGGTTCCCGTTCCCAGGACGGAGGCGGAACCGATCACCAGGGTACCCGTTCCTTCCTTGACTACGGAAGTGTTGGTCAGGGCTCCGGTTCCTGCAAACTCATAGCGGGTCGTGGAATTCCGGACCAGTACGGAGAGGGGGGAAACTTCAGAATCCAGCTGCACGCTGGAGACGGGCACCCCCGCCTGGTCCGTGAAGGATACGGCATGTCCCGCCGTATAAGTGGCGGGAGTTCCCCCATCCGTCCAGATATTCTCCGCACCCCAGGCTCCGCTGGCTCCGCCGGCCCACAACAGCATGGGAATTTCAGTGTAAATCAGTTCCCGTCCATTCTGTGAAAGGGAGATGGTTCCTCCCACGCCATCCGCAAAGGATGCCTGGATGGAAGTAATATTGCTCAGCCCGGTGGTGCTCAGAACAGTCATGCCATTCGTCAGGACGCCGAATTCGGACAGATCCAGTTTCAATTCCCCTTCCGCGGACAGGGAGAAGTTCCCGTTCATCTGGACGGATGTCCCCGCGCCGCCGGCCAGCGCCAGCGTGCCTCCGTCCATGTTCAGGTTCCCCGTAAAGAAGGAATCCTGGAACATTTTGACGATGTCAAACCCGGCAACGACCGTATTGGAGAAGGAAATGGCGTGGTCCGAGGTGCTTCCGTAACCGCCCAGCAGCAGGGAAGACGTTCCCCTGACCGCCCCTTCCGTGACGTTCAGCGTGCTTCCTGCCCGGAACACGGCCTTCTTCACGACAAGGGAGGCATTTCCGCTGACGACGGACTTGGCGCCTCCGCCTCCGGCGTAAAGGGCTCCTTCATACGTGCCGCCGTCCAGGGTCAGCGTGGAATTGCCGCCTACCGTTGCGTTCCCCGCACCGCCGCCCCCGGCATAGGAGCCGCCATAAATATTACCCGTGAAAACGGCTCCCGGAGAGGCGATGATGCTCACATTCGTATCCTCGGCGATGGAAAAGGCCCGGGTCGTGCTGGTGCCGGTGCCCCCCGCATGGGAACCGCCCACAATACTCTTGACGAAATTGCCGGATGCATTTCCCAGGTCAATCGTCACGTTGGTGCTTCCGGAGATAGCTCCCCCGGAAGCGGCATTGGTTTCATACGCGCTGCCGCCGATGATGAAGCCCCTGGCCACGGAATTGAGGGTGATGGTTTCGTCCGTCTCGCTCTGCATGCTGCGCACGACGACGTAGGTGCTGCCGTCAATGGTGTTGATGGAATTGTGGGCCGCCGTGCCACCGCCCACCAGGGACCCCTTGATCACGGCATTGCCGTCCACGGACACGTAAACGTCCCCCGTGACGGTTGCGTTCAGTCCGTCCTTATAGTTGCCGCCCACCACCCAGTTCACGACCGAATCCCCCTGAATCTGGGTATGGATGTCCCCGGTCACGTTCCACGCGCCGGTACCGCCCCAGTTGTTGGCATAGCTGCCGCCGATGATGATGTTGTAATCACCGTTCCTTACATCCGTCCAGATACCTGTGGTGATGGCCGTTCCCTCGGCAGTGGCGCTGGTATTGTAATAGCCGCCGGCCAGAATCACGCCCGTCAGGCCGTCTCCCGTTCCCGTCACGACATTCACAGAACCGAAGCCGTCCTGCATGGAAGAACCGCGGATGCCGTACAGGGCCATGGTCTGCTGGTCCGCAAGAGTGCCGGCCGCGGAAGAGGGAGCGCTCCCCAGTCCCCAGGCGGGATCCCACACCGTATCGTAAGCGCCGGAGCCCGTAAACGTGATGATGGTTTTTCCGGAGGAATTGCTGATGGTGTACAGTGATTCATCAATGTCCGCCAGCGTGAACCCATTGCCCAGGTTGACACCCAGATCATAAGTTTGACCTATCAGAGCGTCCGAACCGTACAGGTCCTGGAATTCCTGGAAAAGGGAAAAGTCGATCAGGCCGGACGTAAACGTTATGCTCTGCAGAACGGAAGAAACATTGTTCATGGACGTGTAATACAGGCGGCCGCCGTCCACGGTAACGCTCCCCGTGATGCTCCCCGTGCCGTTGGCGAGAATGCCCATGCCCTCTCCCACAGTAAGGGCATTCTGGAAATTCATGGTTCCGGAGGAAGCTGAGATCATGCCGCTGCCGCTTATTCCCGTTACCGTCAGATTGCCATTGCCCGCGTCCAGCCTGCCTCCGGCAAGCACGGCGTTGACGGTTCCCGCCTTGGAAAGGACCGCCCCGGAATTGACCGTATAAGTTCCCGTGAGCGCCACATTCTCCGTGAGATGCACCCAGCCGGACTGTGCCACGAAGTTGCCCGCTCCGGTCATGGAATTGTCAATGACGTCAACCGCATCTCCCGCCGTACCGTAATACGTAATGTACTGGCTGCCGGAAGTAGTGGTGACGGCCGCGGTTCCCAGGGAACCGGAGGCGTTGATGCCCAGGGAGGTGGAATTCCGGGTGATGGAGATGGTCCCCCCCCAGTTGGTTCTCCGTGTTGGACAGGGTATAATACGTGTACTCACTGTCTGAGCCGCTGATCGTAAAGCCGTCGGCCGCCGTGAGCACCCCCGTGAACTTGATATTCTTGCCGTACTCGGTCGTCATGTTGACGCCGCTTCCGAACGTGGCTTCCCCGGAGAACGTAAAACCGTTGCCGTTGATGGAATTGGCATCGTAGCTATAGTACCCGCTGACGGGCGGTCCGTCCTCTACGGTCAGCACCGTATTGTCCCCCATGACGAGTTTCTGTGTCCAGTTGACGTTCCCGGAATACAGGGAAAGCGTGCCGCTGCTGATTTTAAGGGTGGCGTCCGGAGACGCGGCGGGCGTCAAAGCCGTATTCTTGTTGGAGTTGCCCAGCGTAAAAATCCCTCCCCCCACATAATCCACCGTGATGGAACCGCCGAAACTGCCGCCGTAGGAAGAGGAATCTCCGGTAATGGTCAGGGTAGTGCCTTCCCCGGTGATCAGGGCGGCCACATTGTCATGTTCCAGCTTGCTGATGCTGGTGTCCACATTCGCCTGCAGCACGGAAGCCCCCGCCGCATAGCTGTAGCCGCCCAGCCTGATGGTGGCGTTCTGCGCCGCCAGGGCATGGTTGAGTTCCAGAATATTATTCCGGGTACCGCCTGTCGTGTTGGAATACATGGAAATCACACCGTTGAACGTACCCGGACCATTCAAAATCAATGAAGAAAGACTGGCGGCGCCACTGGCTACGCGGTTCACCCTCAGAACGGCGTCCGCGGCGTCTCCATTCAAATTCGTGATGGTGGCCGTGCCCGCTCCGGAAAATTGGAGAGTTGTGGATGCAGTTACGTTTCCTGCGTCATAAGTCACTGAACCTCCGGAAGGAACCGTTATCTGGGTGCCGTCAAATGTGATATCCGCTCCAAGCGCCGGAGAAAGCGACACGGTAACGGCAATCCCGGCAAGAGCGGTTATAGTAACGGTTCCGACGGTAACTCCGGCAAAGGAAGTCACCAGTGCGGCCAGCAAACGCAGAGGCAGTTTCAATTTCATGTGATGTATGTTTTCTATATTTCATATACGGAAATCTCATTTTTCCGTCAAAAGAAAACTTCCCTGCCAAAAAAAGTTCTCCAAAAAAAATCAGGAAAACGTAAATACACCCTCTATCTAACAAATATTTCCAGCACTAAAATACCAATCAATTAGTTCACTTTTATCACGTTAATCATATATTGACTTTTGTCTAAGTATGACAAACTTTTTTACCGTTCATTTCCTCCCCTTCCGCTGTACCATAAAAACGGGGCCTTGTGCGGTTTTCTCCCGCCCAAGGCCCCGGAATGGAAACCAGTCAAAACCAGGCGTGTCAGCGGCTTACCTGGTCCACGGCAGCAGGAATTCTCCCGCATCCCCCCCTGCGGCAATGTGCTTGAGCAGGGCGCTTCCCAGCACGGCGGCATCCGGACGGGCGTCTTCCGGCAGGGCCTCAAGCTGGTCCGGCGTCTGGAGGCCGAAGCCCAGCGCCAGCGGAACGTCAAACACGGAACGGGCACGGCGCATGGTCTCCGCCACACTCTGCTCCAGATCCGTCTTCCCTCCCGTGGTGCCGAGGACGGACACCACGTAAACGAATCCTTCCGTACAGGGCTTGTACTCTTTCATGCGTTCCACGGAGGTGTTGGGAGCCACCAGTGTCACGAGTGTCAGGCCATAAGGGGCAAAGACCTTCCTGAACATGCCGGATTCCTCCAGCGGCATGTCCGGCACGATGAAACCGTAAACGCCCGCTTCCGCCGCGTCCCGTGCCAGATTTTCCAGGCCGTATTGATAAAAGGGATTCACGTAACCCATCAATGCCAGCTTGGCGGAGAACTGCCCCTTGCGGGCCTTCAGGCCGTCCAGAATCCATTTCAGGCTGACCCCGCGGGCCAGCGCGTCCCGGGAGGCGTCTTCAATAACGGGGCCGTCCGCCACCGGGTCGGAAAACGGAACGCCTATCTCGATGATGTCCGCCCCGGCCGCGTCAATGCGCTCCAGATGGGTCCAGAAGGAATCCATGTCCGGAAAGCCGGCGGTGATGAATGGAATGACGGCGCGGCGCCCCTTGGCATGGGCCTGTTCCACGGCTTCCTGCAACGGTGATTTCTGCGTATTGTTCATGAAAAGGCGGCAATTAAATGTTCAGATATTTTTTAACGATTCCCAGGTCCTTGTCTCCGCGGCCGGAGAGATTGACCAGCACGTCGCCCCCTTTGGGCAGTTCTTCCGCGTGGTCCAGCACCCACGCCACGGCATGGGAGGATTCCAGCGCCGGAATGATGCCTTCCCCCCTCGTAAGCGCCTGGAAGGCATTCAGGGCGGAAGCGTCGCAAACCATGCCGTAATGCACGCGGCCGATTTCCGCCAGATGGGAATGCTCCGGCCCCACGCCGGGATAATCCAGGCCGGCGGAAATGGAATGGGAAGGCTGTATCTGGCCGTCCCCGTCCTGCAAAAGCATGGTCACATGTCCATGCAGCACGCCGGGGCTCCCCAGGTTGATGGGGGCGGAATTGTAGCAGCCGGGCTCGCCCGTGCCGCCGGCCTCCACGCCTACGAGGCGCACATCCTCATCCTCCACAAAGGGGTGGAGCATTCCGATGGCGTTGGAGCCGCCTCCCACGCACGCCACTACCACGTCCGGCAGCCTTCCGGTGCGCTCCAGCATTTGCGCGCGCGCCTCCCGGCCGATGACGGACTGGAGCTGCCTGACCAGTGTGGGGAACGGATGGGGGCCTGCCGCCGTACCAAAACAGTACAGAGTATCCGCCTGATGGGAAATCCAGTAACGCAGGGCCGCGTTAATGGCGTCCTTCAGCGTGCGGGAACCGCTGTCCACGGGAACTACCTCCGCACCCAGCAGCTTCATGCGCATCACATTCATGGACTGGCGCTCCACATCCTCCGCCCCCATGAAGACGGTGCAATCCATCTTCAGGCGCGCCGCCGCCGTGGCCGTAGCCACGCCGTGCTGGCCCGCCCCGGTCTCCGCGATGAGGCGCGTCTTCCCCATCATCCGGGCAAGGAGGGCCTGGCCCAGGGCGTTGTTGATCTTGTGGGCGCCCGTATGCAGCAGGTCCTCACGCTTCAGCCACAGGCGGAAGCCAAGTTTCTCCGAGAGGTGGGGGCAGAACGTCAGGGGCGTTTCCCTGCCCGCGTAGTTGACCAGCAGATCCTGCAATGCATCCCGGTACGCCGGGGACTGCATGATGGTGTCCATGGCCTGTTCCAGTTCCATCAGGGGGGGGCGCAATGCCTCCGGAACGAAACGGCCGCCGAAATTGCCGAAGTATCCTTCTTTGTTATTCATGCGATGTGGTAAGGTGTGTAGGAAATGAGGGGCTTGAGCGCCGCCAGCAGCTTTTGCGGGCTTTTCTGGCCGGGAATGGCCTCCACGCCGGAATTCAGGTCAATGCCGTTCGGGGTGCACTGTTCCAGCGCCCTGTTCAGGGAAGCGGAGGAAAGGCCGCCGGCCAGGAACCAGGGGCGGGGGGCCTGCAGGGAAGCCAGCGCCTTCCAGTCCAGCGCGGTTCCGTGGCCGCCGCCCTGCCTGCCGGCATCCAGCAGGAACCAGGAACAGCTGTCCGCCCAGAGATCCATCTCCCTTTGCATGGCGTCCAGGGAATC
Protein-coding sequences here:
- a CDS encoding autotransporter-associated beta strand repeat-containing protein, producing the protein MTGAGNFVAQSGWVHLTENVALTGTYTVNSGAVLSKAGTVNAVLAGGRLDAGNGNLTVTGISGSGMISASSGTMNFQNALTVGEGMGILANGTGSITGSVTVDGGRLYYTSMNNVSSVLQSITFTSGLIDFSLFQEFQDLYGSDALIGQTYDLGVNLGNGFTLADIDESLYTISNSSGKTIITFTGSGAYDTVWDPAWGLGSAPSSAAGTLADQQTMALYGIRGSSMQDGFGSVNVVTGTGDGLTGVILAGGYYNTSATAEGTAITTGIWTDVRNGDYNIIIGGSYANNWGGTGAWNVTGDIHTQIQGDSVVNWVVGGNYKDGLNATVTGDVYVSVDGNAVIKGSLVGGGTAAHNSINTIDGSTYVVVRSMQSETDETITLNSVARGFIIGGSAYETNAASGGAISGSTNVTIDLGNASGNFVKSIVGGSHAGGTGTSTTRAFSIAEDTNVSIIASPGAVFTGNIYGGSYAGGGGAGNATVGGNSTLTLDGGTYEGALYAGGGGAKSVVSGNASLVVKKAVFRAGSTLNVTEGAVRGTSSLLLGGYGSTSDHAISFSNTVVAGFDIVKMFQDSFFTGNLNMDGGTLALAGGAGTSVQMNGNFSLSAEGELKLDLSEFGVLTNGMTVLSTTGLSNITSIQASFADGVGGTISLSQNGRELIYTEIPMLLWAGGASGAWGAENIWTDGGTPATYTAGHAVSFTDQAGVPVSSVQLDSEVSPLSVLVRNSTTRYEFAGTGALTNTSVVKEGTGTLVIGSASVLGTGTTVSVEQGILAFSYDTDVPASGITWGAGSFLGAANGATVTVNLGTVTNPAFSLSPDAGSFINLVAPSAITFANNITGAGTVLKTGAGLLRLSGANSGHIVVQEGNLQVGDNTASINWGSAGSSVTLQGGTMLNISGRSNSHHVIGSDLVLGTSASDAVSLRWNDASQANAANYQYNFTGNVTVNGNVTVTGIAGWAKEMGFTGTLTGDGTLTYKRGEGDGRYNANGKMIINGDASGFTGTVVADATHGYSAGLDLYSSMTQGSVALTSGDNTTGFAFMRVLGDIEIASLDGTANSQVGAVGGARTLTVGSGTYNGSIVDKGVAIAYGATAISYDQNGVLSLTKVSDGTLTLGGTVGYTGLTDVQGGTLAFTGTSAVALGNITMAAGTRMSTAGALNVTTGSSLTLDISSAITAGGAFGPGTFTLTLNGLEGITEAGEYTLISAASGLDAVNAIFNWSGYIGDETLIYALQQTGTALKLVVTSAGEVWIWQGTPGLDWSDSTTGEQWGISGSSETAAGKSLVFNNTGAGTVTISGPVTPASITVNNAAGSDYEFVSDGTGKIADGTLTKRGEGKLTLNLDNTGWTGDISIQQGELVAQVANSLGSGGITIAGGTLTLATADVQAGMGMISLQSGALNLASGDFATAFTSSTMEWTGGALMLGDDVTATIAKELAHEKTVELAAGSVLTVSGTNDNAALTLNASGTGTVSVGLGTSYGLNVLNMSTEFQGTLAVTAGYFQLNNVTMGADAVLKLADSNVRTEWNGTAGGTFANDIVFTGNQVFATTDFTLSGDLSGTAFSTQGAGNITLTGGVDLDGQLKVHRGTVTVNSSAVAKLGDSIDIQNNSTLAFARDFSYAGVISGTAGSTLAVNGGTLELTGANTFLGSLAIAGGATARLGDGGTWAGAISGAGSLVIDTTGNVTLTGGNTSFSGSTTLSGTGTVTLTDADSLGSGRVTVNNGALDLASQNAANVILITKGNLLNAGNKTAGNVEIAASAGTQGSLNTISLGGLSGSLVQSIVMEDFTRLTGISGPLDMTGKTVTLKLDSGSLTTGGNTGTGVIDADSLTLSSATTTINLSNQAVLDLLAANRESIDGVGLVLTTGTLSVDNYRQISFSPLLASLGYAVTEVLGADGTLMVSGNTDLTYLVDTTPTSDNPYIDNYATLDPYKAVGINGATLHVSLEGAPDASRNGDGLKVSNLIGSNASLVVTNTAADAASNHAVVDLVQNIDAGSNSYGGTISGDHVDFIKKGAETLTVEGNFTGNDSMLSSTEGEIVLNGAANSLSTLNLAGGDITLGGRNDGASRTTTVETLSSGTGGGTLDLGRGALLVVTGQAAGSHVTDVTISGDGTLTLGGTGTDSSLTLGNGSSLDGVLLDIREGSALSTAAGSTNNVSGLAGGGALKLGGAEMTVNSSASHSFTGTLDGASGTLNFKSGNGSVQTIQGAGNAGYNLNVSDGGSLTLAGASAGSGDPATASYKGITVNGGTLNIGSTDVPKTQLTLGTDGLRVTGNSTVTITTSSTTVDGLGAPFVTSSGSIVLGDGTGEVTLVMSNLDTLVSGDTSTLNLELFKTTGGALVSLGDNVTLQDMILSSLYDNLELTTNDNMTAIIVTGEARTENIFRDSALTRNAGTGSDILWNSRYNMPEGSTLRDLYTSVLVSQNSGDYSGAARKLAAAAGSTVTSLGIAQRDSLRDQMLWVRNRVAQMGVNPAYVNEDMPYFHMWMQGTGSYAKLDTKGDESGYKLTTWGGTVGMDVDFSDSFTLGAAFTANYGSLSASAADTADGDLDSYYVNLFARYQSRNWSHLLVLTGGWNDAKLTRTVDYGTGSYQGYGSTTGAGFGAMYELAYDIPLNEDKSVVLQPLFNASIVTTRMDGYRESGSAGNAGLRVEDQELTTGALAVGARLSGLVGSNIFGREALGEVRVNVSQDMGDRRGQANVGFLADPGYTRPVYGAKVGSTAFQAGVGLSVPVGYQGVIFMEGNADIRSGSSSLNGSIGYRYNF
- the trpA gene encoding tryptophan synthase subunit alpha, producing the protein MNNTQKSPLQEAVEQAHAKGRRAVIPFITAGFPDMDSFWTHLERIDAAGADIIEIGVPFSDPVADGPVIEDASRDALARGVSLKWILDGLKARKGQFSAKLALMGYVNPFYQYGLENLARDAAEAGVYGFIVPDMPLEESGMFRKVFAPYGLTLVTLVAPNTSVERMKEYKPCTEGFVYVVSVLGTTGGKTDLEQSVAETMRRARSVFDVPLALGFGLQTPDQLEALPEDARPDAAVLGSALLKHIAAGGDAGEFLLPWTR
- the trpB gene encoding tryptophan synthase subunit beta; amino-acid sequence: MNNKEGYFGNFGGRFVPEALRPPLMELEQAMDTIMQSPAYRDALQDLLVNYAGRETPLTFCPHLSEKLGFRLWLKREDLLHTGAHKINNALGQALLARMMGKTRLIAETGAGQHGVATATAAARLKMDCTVFMGAEDVERQSMNVMRMKLLGAEVVPVDSGSRTLKDAINAALRYWISHQADTLYCFGTAAGPHPFPTLVRQLQSVIGREARAQMLERTGRLPDVVVACVGGGSNAIGMLHPFVEDEDVRLVGVEAGGTGEPGCYNSAPINLGSPGVLHGHVTMLLQDGDGQIQPSHSISAGLDYPGVGPEHSHLAEIGRVHYGMVCDASALNAFQALTRGEGIIPALESSHAVAWVLDHAEELPKGGDVLVNLSGRGDKDLGIVKKYLNI